In Lacerta agilis isolate rLacAgi1 chromosome 8, rLacAgi1.pri, whole genome shotgun sequence, one genomic interval encodes:
- the NUP93 gene encoding nuclear pore complex protein Nup93 isoform X2: protein MAEEYHRESMLVEWEQVKQRILHTLLASGEDALDFTQESEPSYISELPPTVRSSLDNIEMAYARQIYVYNEKIVNGYLQPNLVDLCSSVAELDDKNISDLWAMVKQMTDVLLVPASDALKVRTSMEVQMEFVRQALQYLEQSYKNYTLVTVFGNLHQAQLGGVPGTYQLVRSFLNIKLPVSVPGLQDGEVEGHPVWAIIYYCMRCGDLMAALQVVNRAQHQLGEFKSWFQEYMHSKDRRLSPATENKVRLHYRRALRNNTDPYKRAVYCIIGRCDIADNHSEVADKTEDYLWLKLNQVCFDDDGSNSPQDRLTLSQFQKQLLEDYGESHFAVNQQPFLYFQVLFLTAQFEAAIAFLFRTERLRCHAVHVALVLFELKLLLKSSGQSAQLLSHEAGDPPAIRRLNFVRLLMLYTRKFESTDPREALQYFYFLRNEKDSQGDNMFLRCVSELVIESREFDMILGKLENDGSRKPGVIDKFTRDTKPLINKVASVAESKGLFEEAAKLYDLAKNPDKVLELINKLLSPVVPQISAPQSNKERLKNMAHSIAERYKAQGISTKKPIDSTFYLLLDLITFFDEYHAGHIDRAFDIIEQLKLVPLSQEYVEERVAAFRNFSDEIRHNLSEVLLATMNILFTQYKRLKGTSPATPARPPRVMEDRDLKLRSQARALITFAGMIPYRTSGDTNARLVQMEVLMN, encoded by the exons ATGGCTGAGGAGTATCACCGAGAATCAATGCTGGTCGAATGGGAACAGGTGAAGCAAAGGATCCTTCACACACTGCTGGCTTCAGGAGAAGATGCCTTGGACTTCACTCAAGAGAGTGAG CCCAGTTACATCAGTGAACTGCCACCAACAGTTCGTAGTTCTTTGGACAACATTGAGATGGCCTACGCTCGACAA ATATATGTTTATAACGAGAAGATTGTGAATGGATACCTGCAGCCCAACTTGGTGGACCTTTGTTCTTCTGTAGCAGAGTTGGATGATAAG aACATTTCTGACTTGTGGGCTATGGTGAAGCAAATGACTGATGTTTTGCTGGTTCCTGCAAGTGATGCACTGAAGGTCCGGACAAGCATGGAAGTGCAGATGGAGTTTGTCAGGCAGGCCCTCCAGTACCTCGAGCAAAG TTACAAGAACTACACGTTGGTGACAGTCTTTGGAAACTTGCACCAAGCCCAACTGGGAGGGGTACCTGGAACCTACCAGCTAGTCCGCAGTTTCCTGAACATCAAACTCCCAGTGTCTGTCCCAGGACTCCAG GATGGGGAAGTAGAAGGTCACCCTGTTTGGGCAATAATTTACTACTGCATGCGATGTGGTGACTTAATGGCAGCCTTGCAAGTGGTGAATCGAGCTCAGCACCAGTTGGGAGAATTTAAAAGTTGGTTCCAGGAATACATGCACAGCAAAGATAGAAG ATTGTCTCCTGCCACTGAGAACAAAGTTCGCCTCCACTACAGACGAGCCCTGAGAAACAACACCGACCCTTACAAAAGAGCGGTTTACTGTATCATAGGACGCTGTGATATTGCCGATAACCACAGTGAAGTTGCTGATAAAACAGAAGATTATCTTTGGCTAAAG CTGAACCAGGTGTGCTTTGATGATGACGGCTCCAACTCTCCCCAAGACAGGCTGACATTGTCTCAGTTCCAGAAGCAATTGCTTGAAGATTATG GCGAGTCACATTTTGCAGTGAACCAGCAGCCATTTCTCTACTTCCAAGTGTTGTTTCTGACGGCCCAGTTTGAAGCtgccattgctttcctcttccGCACAGAGCGCCTGCGCTGCCACGCTGTTCATGTTGCCTTGGTCCTCTTTGAACTAAAGCTGCTCCTGAAATCTTCTGGACAGAGCGCACAGCTTT TGAGCcacgaggcaggtgaccctcctGCCATCAGGCGCTTGAATTTTGTCCGCCTGCTGATGCTCTACACCCGCAAGTTTGAGTCCACTGACCCTCGAGAAGCCCTGCAGTACTTCTACTTTCTCAG GAATGAGAAGGACAGCCAAGGGGACAACATGTTCTTGCGCTGTGTGAGCGAACTAGTGATTGAGAGCAGAGAG TTTGATATGATTCTTGGAAAGCTGGAGAATGATGGCAGTAGAAAA CCTGGAGTGATTGATAAGTTTACTAGAGACACCAAACCACTTATTAATAAAGTTGCTTCAGTGGCAGAAAGTAAAGGTCTCTTTGAAGAAGCTGCCAAACTTTATGACCTTGCCAAG AATCCAGACAAAGTGCTTGAGTTGATAAACAAGTTGCTGAGTCCCGTGGTCCCTCAGATCAGCGCTCCTCAGTCAAACAAGGAGAGGCTGAAGAATATGGCACATTCCATTGCTGAGAG ATATAAAGCACAGGGAATAAGTACAAAGAAACCCATTGACTCCACATTCTACCTCCTGTTAGACCTCATCACCTTTTTTGATGAATATCATGCCGGTCACATTGACAGGGCCTTCGAT ATCATCGAGCAGCTGAAACTGGTCCCCCTGAGTCAAGAATATGTGGAGGAAAGAGTAGCAGCCTTCAGGAATTTCAGTGATGAA ATCAGACACAATCTGTCAGAGGTCCTCCTTGCAACAATGAATATTTTGTTTACCCAGTACAAGAGGTTGAAAGGCACCAGCCCAGCCACCCCTGCCAGGCCCCCTCGTGTCATGGAGGACCGAGATTTG